The Apium graveolens cultivar Ventura chromosome 11, ASM990537v1, whole genome shotgun sequence genome has a window encoding:
- the LOC141698323 gene encoding uncharacterized protein LOC141698323, giving the protein MGLQWGCCCCAQSPAPRILTSGLHFSSHTAFHSSKQPIFAPKRSRFLPGFRDVSKSSLVVSGSRRISEYLLPPLSRGFIVSASTSNQEVELSSAEQKDVAVSGVEPFRGKAGSISFSGLTHQLVEEGKLVSAPFNESAGSLFWVLAPVALMLSLVVPQFLAIAIDGYFDSELTADIVSSICSEFIFYIGLATYLNVTDSTQRPYLQYSPKRWGLITGLKGYLSSAFFTMGFKVFAPLFAVYVTWPMIGLPALVSVAPFLSGCLAQFAFEKCLDKRGSSCWPLVPIIFEVYRIYQLTKGAQLIEKLMFAMKGLPVTPQVLERSGALVSIMVTFQVLGMVCLWSLLTFLQRLFPSRPVAENY; this is encoded by the exons ATGGGTTTGCAATggggttgttgttgttgtgctcAAAGTCCTGCACCAAGAATCTTGACTAGTGGCTTGCACTTCTCTTCTCACACT GCATTTCATTCCAGTAAACAGCCCATTTTCGCTCCCAAGAGAAGTCGATTTCTTCCGGGGTTTCGTGATGTATCGAAAT CATCTCTGGTGGTGTCCGGATCGAGGAGAATTAGTGAGTATTTACTACCACCCTTGAGCAGAGGATTCATTGTATCTGCTTCTACCTCTAATCAAGAGGTAGAACTGAGTTCCGCGGAACAGAAAGATGTTGCAGTTTCCGGGGTCGAACCATTTCGCGGCAAAGCAGGTTCCATTTCATTCAGTGGATTGACTCATCAATTGGTTGAGGAAGGAAAATTGGTGTCTGCGCCATTCAATGAAAGTGCTGGTTCATTATTTTGGGTTTTGGCTCCTGTTGCACTTATGTTATCATTGGTGGTCCCTCAGTTCCTTGCAATAGCAATTGATGGTTACTTTGACAGTGAACTGACTGCTG ATATTGTGAGTTCGATCTGTTCAGAGTTCATATTTTACATCGGGCTGGCTACATATTTAAACGTGACTGATAGCACTCAAAGACCATACCTTCAGTATAGCCCAAAGAGGTGGGGCCTAATCACAGGTCTCAAGGGATACTTATCGTCTGCATTCTTTACAATGGGATTTAAAGTTTTTGCACCTCTCTTTGCCGTCTATGTCACCTGGCCAATGATTGGCTTACCAGCACTTGTTTCAGTTGCTCCTTTCTTATCTGGTTGCCTGGCGCAGTTTGCATTTGAGAAATGTCTAGATAAGCGTGGATCATCTTGTTGGCCTCTGGTGCCTATTATATTTGAG GTATACAGAATATACCAGTTGACCAAAGGTGCCCAACTCATCGAAAAATTGATGTTTGCAATGAAGGGACTTCCTGTTACACCACAAGTTCTGGAAAGAAGTGGAGCCCTGGTCTCTATTATGGTAACTTTTCAGGTCCTTGGTATGGTTTGCCTCTGGTCACTGTTGACTTTTCTTCAAAGGCTCTTTCCTTCTAGACCCGTTGCAGAAAATTACTAA
- the LOC141697539 gene encoding uncharacterized protein LOC141697539, with product MGNPRAIRIFGDLIKSRNLDFIFLSETLVVSKDIEGIAEKFGYSSSFTVDKVGRGGGLAILWERSITCNVVDSSLNHIDVHVMENAGIGWRLTCYYGYPEASRRQEAWDMLRRLAHDNNLPWCIFGDFNDLLFEADKKGPHPHPQHLMNGFRRAIEDCGLSELDLVGGEFTWEKSKGSPNWVRERLDRAFANSEWWQKFPLCKLTVAHVIKSDHDPIIMEPICINHSRKQFRFKFENTWLSEPNFKKEVTEYWKSLPVMHMLPKLLSASSFLAKWGRNFFHKFRDKVKKTEGGFGYAKRQDR from the coding sequence ATGGGTAACCCCCGTGCAATTCGAATTTTTGGAGATTTGATTAAATCTCGTAACCTAGATTTTATTTTCTTATCAGAAACTCTTGTTGTTAGTAAGGATATTGAAGGCATTGCGGAGAAGTTTGGGTATTCTAGTTCGTTTACAGTTGATAAGGTTGGCAGAGGAGGAGGTTTAGCTATATTATGGGAACGATCAATAACTTGTAATGTAGTGGATTCATCTTTAAACCATATAGATGTTCATGTGATGGAAAATGCAGGAATAGGGTGGAGGCTAACGTGCTATTATGGATATCCAGAAGCATCGCGTAGACAGGAAGCGTGGGATATGTTGAGGAGGTTGGCACACGATAATAATCTACCTTGGTGTATATTTGGAGATTTCAACGatcttctttttgaagctgatAAGAAGGGTCCTCATCCACATCCTCAGCATCTAATGAATGGGTTTCGAAGGGCAATAGAGGACTGTGGCTTGTCTGAATTGGACTTGGTGGGTGGTGAGTTTACGTGGGAAAAAAGCAAAGGGAGTCCAAATTGGGTTAGAGAGCGGCTTGACAGGGCATTCGCAAATTCTGAATGGTGGCAGAAGTTCCCTCTCTGTAAGTTAACTGTTGCTCATGTTATCAAATCTGATCATGATCCAATAATTATGGAACCTATTTGTATAAATCATTCGAGGAAGCAATTTAGATTCAAGTTCGAGAATACTTGGTTAAGTGAACCAAACTTTAAGAAAGAGGTCACGGAGTATTGGAAATCTCTACCAGTTATGCACATGCTTCCAAAGCTTTTGTCTGCATCTTCTTTTCTGGCGAAATGGGGTAGGAATTTTTTTCATAAATTCAGGGATAAAGTAAAAAAAACAGAAGGAGGCTTTGGATATGCTAAAAGACAGGATAGATGA
- the LOC141697363 gene encoding uncharacterized protein LOC141697363, with translation MATNITRLLGNNRALGHGKASVFNSKTRAMESTSFCVLSKTGFRGEKIAGDGEKKQPMALKASVALADTTSTSKTLTSEDVKLAFILANVSSLVFRGLKAITYKPRPWRSHIQTLIETVVIDSRFFTMLAVAGTLLGSVLCFLEGCFIVIESYLLYIQALSHGSGSDHGHHMVQLLIEATDMYLVGTAMLIFGTGLHVMFVGTQNFKGKGTSVLPKSNFFGLFYLEKLPTWTGMNTIAQAKTKIGHALMMILQVGVMEKFKSIPLSTGLDLACFAGALFISSASIFLLSRLTSSVASTSASNQHIAEESIKL, from the exons ATGGCCACCAATATTACCAGATTACTGGGGAATAACAGAGCTTTAGGTCATGGCAAAGCTTCTGTGTTCAACTCCAAAACTAGAGCAATGGAATCCACAAGTTTTTGCGTACTAAGCAAGACGGGTTTTCGAGGTGAGAAGATTGCTGGTGATGGTGAAAAGAAGCAACCTATGGCACTGAAGGCATCTGTTGCACTTGCAGATACAACTTCTACCTCCAAAACACTGACAAGTGAAGATGTAAAATTAGCTTTTATACTGGCAAATGTTAGTTCTTTGGTTTTCCGTGGTTTGAAGGCGATTACTTATAAACCAAGGCCATGGAGATCACATATTCAGACATTAATCGAAACT GTTGTTATCGACAGCAGATTCTTTACAATGTTAGCTGTGGCAGGAACTTTGCTTGGTTCTGTATTATGCTTTTTGGAG GGCTGCTTCATTGTTATAGAGTCATATTTGCTGTACATTCAAGCTCTCTCGCATGGGTCAGGCTCAGATCATGGTCATCATATGGTGCAACTACTTATTGAAGCCACGG ATATGTATCTAGTAGGAACAGCTATGCTTATATTCGGGACAGGATTGCACGTAATGTTTGTGGGAACACAAAACTTCAAAGGAAAAGGAACCTCAGTTCTTCCAAAATCGAACTTCTTTGGCCTTTTCTATCTCGAG AAACTGCCCACATGGACCGGCATGAATACAATAGCGCAAGCAAAGACCAAGATAGGGCATGCACTGATGATGATACTACAAGTAGGAGTTATGGAGAAGTTCAAAAGCATACCTCTGAGCACTGGTTTGGATCTGGCCTGTTTCGCAGGAGCTCTCTTCATTTCATCTGCTTCCATTTTCCTTCTTTCGAGACTTACTTCTTCTGTTGCTTCCACTTCTGCATCAAACCAACACATAGCAGAGGAATCTATTAAACTATAG
- the LOC141697537 gene encoding uncharacterized protein LOC141697537: MCPLCNVDVEHLLHVFFDCRFAFECWSKAGLVYDMQRVEEAPPWLLDKIKNENAETCELIAKVLWGIWFARNQKVWEGKNITPSVTLEISTKQIKEWQEAKKRKYVLNTVTRRYDRQEDMKWSPPSRGCFKLNVDASVVMGDSSYAVGMVIRDDRGRFVQGKNMRFLGMVTVLEAEARGVQEALKWLEELNLRNVTIECDSEGVVKAVNNGTQYCIIWMLVMYLNGVK; encoded by the coding sequence ATGTGTCCATTATGTAATGTGGACGTGGAACACTTGCTTCATGTATTTTTTGATTGTCGATTTGCTTTTGAGTGTTGGAGCAAAGCAGGTCTAGTGTATGATATGCAAAGGGTTGAAGAAGCTCCACCATGGCTGCTGGATAAAATTAAAAATGAGAATGCTGAGACTTGTGAGCTAATTGCAAAGGTTCTGTGGGGGATATGGTTTGCGAGGAATCAGAAAGTTTGGGAGGGAAAGAATATCACGCCTTCTGTTACGCTGGAAATCAGCACGAAGCAAATAAAGGAATGGCAAGAAGCgaagaaaaggaaatatgtactcAATACTGTGACAAGAAGATATGACAGGCAGGAGGACATGAAGTGGTCACCTCCTTCTAGAGGTTGCTTTAAATTGAATGTGGACGCTTCAGTAGTGATGGGTGATTCTTCGTATGCTGTAGGGATGGTGATCAGGGATGACAGGGGAAGGTTTGTACAAGGCAAGAACATGCGATTCTTAGGGATGGTTACAGTATTGGAGGCTGAGGCGAGAGGTGTACAGGAGGCGCTTAAATGGCTTGAGGAGCTTAATTTAAGAAACGTAACCATAGAGTGTGACTCAGAGGGGGTGGTGAAAGCTGTCAACAATGGTACTCAGTATTGTATTATCTGGATGTTGGTCATGTATTTGAATGGTGTCAAGTAA